The Salinibaculum sp. SYNS191 genome has a window encoding:
- a CDS encoding oligosaccharyl transferase, archaeosortase A system-associated, whose amino-acid sequence MSNWREQFEDGSGAHAFTAWLGQYYHYLTLVFLVAFAFWNRARKWGNFVIDGEVLFRSNDPWYHYRSTKYVVEHFPETMPFDAWTYFSFGTSQSQFGTIFDQILATIALIVGLGNPSDHTVRLVVLFGPALFGTAIIVPAYFIGRRLGGRFAGVIAAGVIALAPDGLLARSVVGFSDHQVAEALFQGIAVLGVLVALYVAQRERPVYELVADREFEAIRRPLGWSILAGVGIGAYLWVWPPGVLLLGILGVFFVIHLSIQAVKGESPEHTALVGFVSLTTAGLLQLSTVNTLEISATSRSLLQPGLAFAVAAGCLFMAWFFRQWEARDLSRYGYPGAIALILVASAAFTALVLPDIFSYFVNQVLRVVGFQTSPTAGTVGEAQPLENPQALFSWYRLAIFTAIAGVGIVLYRQYTRDHPAAGELLVAILFVFMLAATFTQSRFSYYLAIPVAALTALTVGTVMQYVGRVDDFLQVEAYQVMVVFAVLLVTIAPLAWGGPAMIAADNRAQPGGVVGWNDGLDFLSDNTPVEGQYANPDGEPMELYGVFDRTDDYNYSAGDYGVMSWWDYGHWITAQGERIPNANPFQQGAGDAALYLTSQNETAANDVLADIDEEDAKTRYVMIDWKMAETETGVNGKFFAPARFNPDTIRSDFYSRVASVAENGGLQTRGIWQKQPYYNSTLTRLYRYHGSAMEPAPVVTDWQGAERQLSSVSTFVEPPQDGQIVKFFDNVSAARQYVEEDGTAQLGGIGPYPSERVPAMEHYRLVHMSQFSGMQGRLSQVLTRDVLGTGLVQQFAQGNTSGSQAFASAANFLYPNTPSWVKTFEKVPGATIEGTGPANTTLTLQVDMSPQTGGVMTLPQGRTNVPGLANGNFTYTQQVQTGADGEFTATVPYSTTGYDELGPEEGYTNTTVRATGPYRITGPTSVNGTEILQYRDTVNVTEAQVLGVDDDPVTATVEEQVVGNFDSGGSSDGGSAGDSTDDGQSSSDGSGNDTSNSLGTDVALDPSSRLVSP is encoded by the coding sequence ATGAGTAACTGGCGCGAACAGTTCGAAGACGGGAGTGGTGCCCACGCCTTCACAGCCTGGCTGGGCCAGTACTACCACTACCTGACGCTCGTCTTTCTCGTCGCCTTTGCGTTCTGGAATCGCGCGCGTAAATGGGGTAACTTCGTCATCGACGGCGAGGTGCTCTTTCGGTCGAACGACCCGTGGTATCACTACCGCTCGACGAAGTACGTCGTCGAGCACTTCCCGGAGACGATGCCGTTCGACGCCTGGACCTACTTCTCGTTCGGGACGTCACAGTCACAGTTCGGCACCATCTTCGACCAGATACTCGCTACCATCGCCCTGATCGTCGGCCTCGGGAACCCCAGCGACCACACGGTCCGTCTGGTCGTCCTATTCGGGCCCGCGCTCTTCGGGACGGCCATCATCGTCCCCGCGTACTTCATCGGCCGCCGCCTCGGCGGTCGCTTCGCGGGTGTCATCGCAGCGGGCGTCATCGCGCTCGCTCCAGACGGACTGCTCGCCCGAAGCGTGGTCGGCTTCTCGGACCACCAGGTCGCCGAAGCGCTGTTCCAGGGTATCGCTGTTCTCGGCGTCCTCGTCGCCCTCTACGTGGCACAGCGCGAACGGCCGGTGTACGAGCTCGTCGCAGATCGGGAGTTCGAGGCCATCAGGCGGCCGCTGGGCTGGTCGATACTCGCCGGAGTCGGCATCGGCGCGTACCTCTGGGTGTGGCCACCTGGTGTTCTCCTTCTCGGTATCCTTGGAGTGTTCTTCGTCATCCACCTAAGCATCCAGGCGGTCAAGGGCGAGAGTCCCGAGCACACCGCGCTCGTAGGATTCGTTTCCCTGACGACGGCGGGACTCCTGCAACTGTCGACTGTCAACACGCTCGAAATCAGCGCGACGTCGCGCTCGCTCCTCCAGCCTGGGCTGGCCTTCGCCGTCGCTGCCGGCTGCCTGTTCATGGCGTGGTTCTTCCGGCAGTGGGAGGCGAGAGACCTCAGCCGATACGGCTATCCCGGCGCAATCGCTCTTATCCTGGTCGCTAGCGCTGCTTTTACCGCCCTCGTTCTACCGGACATCTTCTCGTACTTCGTCAACCAGGTCCTGCGTGTCGTCGGCTTTCAGACGTCACCCACGGCAGGGACGGTCGGCGAGGCCCAGCCACTCGAGAATCCACAGGCGCTGTTCTCGTGGTACCGACTGGCGATTTTCACGGCCATCGCCGGGGTCGGAATCGTTCTCTACCGGCAGTACACGCGGGACCATCCCGCGGCTGGTGAGCTACTGGTCGCTATCCTCTTCGTCTTCATGCTCGCGGCGACGTTCACGCAGTCGCGGTTCTCATACTACCTCGCCATCCCGGTGGCGGCGCTGACCGCACTGACGGTCGGCACCGTGATGCAGTACGTGGGCCGCGTTGACGACTTCCTCCAGGTCGAGGCGTACCAGGTCATGGTCGTCTTCGCGGTGTTGCTGGTCACTATCGCCCCGCTTGCGTGGGGCGGACCGGCGATGATCGCGGCCGACAACCGTGCGCAGCCGGGGGGCGTCGTGGGCTGGAACGACGGCCTGGACTTCCTCTCGGACAACACGCCGGTCGAGGGCCAGTACGCGAATCCTGACGGCGAACCGATGGAGCTCTACGGCGTCTTCGACAGGACTGACGACTACAACTACAGCGCCGGGGACTACGGCGTCATGTCCTGGTGGGACTACGGTCACTGGATTACGGCCCAGGGCGAGCGCATCCCGAACGCCAACCCGTTCCAGCAAGGGGCGGGCGACGCGGCGCTGTACCTCACGTCCCAGAACGAGACCGCGGCGAACGACGTGCTCGCGGACATCGACGAGGAGGACGCCAAGACCCGCTACGTCATGATCGACTGGAAGATGGCCGAGACGGAGACGGGCGTCAACGGGAAGTTCTTCGCGCCGGCACGGTTCAACCCCGACACGATACGGTCTGACTTCTACAGTCGCGTCGCGAGTGTCGCCGAGAACGGCGGGCTGCAGACTCGCGGCATCTGGCAGAAACAGCCGTACTACAACTCGACGCTGACGCGCCTGTACCGCTATCACGGCAGTGCGATGGAGCCCGCACCCGTGGTGACTGACTGGCAGGGCGCGGAACGCCAGCTCTCGTCGGTCAGCACGTTCGTCGAACCGCCACAGGACGGCCAGATAGTGAAGTTCTTCGACAACGTGAGCGCGGCGCGGCAGTACGTCGAGGAGGACGGCACGGCACAGCTCGGCGGTATCGGCCCGTATCCGTCCGAACGGGTCCCGGCGATGGAGCACTACCGCCTCGTCCACATGAGTCAGTTCTCGGGGATGCAGGGGCGTCTCAGCCAGGTCCTCACCAGGGACGTGCTGGGGACGGGGCTGGTCCAGCAGTTCGCGCAGGGCAACACCTCGGGGTCGCAGGCCTTCGCAAGCGCCGCGAACTTCCTGTACCCGAACACGCCGTCGTGGGTGAAGACTTTCGAGAAGGTCCCCGGCGCGACCATCGAAGGCACGGGGCCAGCGAACACGACGCTCACGCTGCAGGTCGACATGAGCCCGCAGACCGGCGGCGTGATGACGCTCCCGCAGGGCCGGACGAACGTTCCCGGCCTCGCGAACGGGAACTTCACCTACACCCAGCAGGTTCAGACCGGCGCTGACGGCGAGTTCACGGCGACGGTTCCCTACTCGACGACCGGGTACGACGAACTCGGGCCCGAGGAGGGGTACACGAACACGACGGTGCGGGCGACCGGTCCCTACCGGATTACCGGTCCGACCAGCGTCAACGGGACGGAGATTCTCCAGTACCGTGATACGGTGAACGTCACCGAAGCACAGGTCCTGGGTGTCGACGACGACCCCGTGACGGCGACTGTCGAGGAGCAGGTCGTCGGTAACTTCGATTCCGGGGGCTCGTCCGACGGCGGCTCTGCGGGCGACTCGACGGACGACGGCCAGTCGTCGAGCGATGGCTCCGGGAACGACACGTCGAACTCGCTGGGCACCGACGTCGCCCTCGACCCGTCCTCCAGACTCGTCAGTCCATAA
- a CDS encoding DUF7563 family protein, with amino-acid sequence MATHDHTRESASHATNQCNNCNTYVTQQFARVFGDNDNTVHACIECSTLHALREGEGGARN; translated from the coding sequence ATGGCAACCCACGACCACACCCGCGAGTCGGCCTCGCACGCGACGAACCAGTGCAACAACTGCAACACCTACGTGACACAGCAGTTCGCCCGCGTCTTCGGCGACAACGACAACACCGTCCACGCGTGCATCGAGTGCTCGACGCTCCACGCGTTGCGGGAGGGCGAGGGCGGGGCGAGGAACTGA
- a CDS encoding transcription initiation factor IIB — protein MNGEFIYRETETETDQTTEGGRLETCPECESEALVADDVHGEVVCEECGCVVRTQQIDTGPEWSAYTHSESQEKSRVGAPLTRTMHDRGLTTKIDWKNTDAQGQAISERKRTQLRRMRTWQERIRTKDAGERNLQLALAEINRMASALGVPRPVREVASMVYRQALDRDLVQGRSIEGVATSALYAACRKENIPRSLDEVADVSRVERVEIGRTYRYLADKLDLEMRPVDPRRYLPRFCSELDLEESVQQRAAAVLDEAAEAGLLSGKSPTGLAGAAIYIASLDCNVKRTQKEIADVAQVTEVTIRNRYQEQLSLVEGDGA, from the coding sequence ATGAATGGAGAGTTCATTTACCGGGAGACCGAAACCGAGACAGATCAGACGACCGAAGGGGGGCGACTGGAGACGTGTCCGGAGTGCGAGAGCGAGGCACTCGTCGCGGACGACGTCCACGGAGAGGTCGTCTGCGAGGAGTGTGGCTGCGTCGTCAGGACACAGCAAATCGACACGGGCCCGGAGTGGTCCGCCTACACGCACTCGGAGAGTCAGGAGAAGTCACGGGTGGGCGCGCCGCTCACGCGGACGATGCACGACAGGGGACTGACGACGAAAATCGACTGGAAGAACACCGACGCGCAGGGACAGGCAATCTCGGAGCGCAAGCGCACCCAGCTCAGGCGGATGCGGACGTGGCAGGAGCGCATCCGGACCAAAGACGCCGGCGAGCGGAACCTCCAGCTCGCACTGGCGGAGATAAACCGGATGGCCAGCGCACTCGGCGTGCCCAGACCGGTCAGGGAGGTGGCGTCGATGGTCTACCGGCAGGCGCTCGACAGGGACCTCGTCCAGGGGCGGTCGATAGAAGGCGTGGCGACGAGCGCGCTGTACGCGGCCTGTCGGAAGGAGAACATCCCGCGGAGTCTCGACGAGGTGGCGGACGTCTCGCGCGTCGAGCGCGTCGAAATCGGCCGGACCTACCGGTACCTCGCGGACAAACTCGACCTGGAGATGCGGCCGGTCGACCCGCGGCGGTACCTCCCGCGTTTCTGTTCGGAACTCGACCTGGAGGAGTCGGTCCAGCAGCGGGCGGCCGCCGTGCTCGACGAGGCGGCGGAGGCGGGGCTGCTCTCGGGGAAGTCGCCGACCGGACTGGCCGGGGCGGCCATCTACATCGCGTCGCTGGACTGTAACGTCAAACGGACCCAGAAGGAGATCGCGGACGTCGCACAGGTGACCGAAGTGACAATCAGGAACCGGTACCAGGAGCAACTCTCGCTCGTCGAAGGAGACGGGGCCTGA
- a CDS encoding acyltransferase gives MTSITTGTDCFIATDATVGDVESHGGGETVIGNNATIRSGTVVYPGVRIGDDFRTGHDVLVRSHTDIGDDVLAGSRVVIDGQVSIGSHVSLQTGAYLPPETTVGDNVFLGPHAVVTNDVYPIRSESDIRGTRLEDHVSIGANATVLPGLTVGEGSFVAAGAVVTEDVPPETLAVGAPATHRPLPAELDGGNHIA, from the coding sequence ATGACGAGCATCACTACGGGAACTGACTGTTTCATCGCGACGGACGCGACCGTCGGCGACGTCGAATCCCATGGCGGGGGCGAAACCGTCATCGGCAACAACGCGACAATCCGCTCCGGGACGGTCGTCTATCCCGGCGTCCGCATCGGCGACGACTTCAGAACCGGCCACGACGTGCTGGTCCGGTCGCACACGGACATCGGCGACGACGTCCTGGCGGGGTCCCGGGTCGTCATCGACGGCCAGGTCTCCATCGGCTCGCACGTCAGCCTCCAGACTGGCGCGTACCTCCCGCCGGAGACGACCGTCGGGGACAACGTCTTCCTCGGTCCCCACGCCGTCGTCACGAACGACGTCTACCCGATACGGTCAGAGAGCGACATCCGGGGGACCAGACTCGAAGACCACGTCTCCATCGGTGCGAACGCGACGGTGCTGCCGGGCCTGACAGTCGGCGAGGGCTCCTTCGTCGCCGCCGGTGCCGTGGTCACCGAGGACGTCCCGCCGGAGACACTCGCCGTGGGCGCGCCCGCGACCCACCGGCCGCTGCCGGCCGAACTCGACGGAGGGAACCACATCGCATGA
- a CDS encoding DUF7344 domain-containing protein has protein sequence MTRGRQGKQDIVLRPRDRQLLQEVVSQGGTDRLARIARSLAESEPGREAVPVRTQRLYTSLYHDHLRRLVDAGLVTYSEENGEIQLTSRGRSLWTDDG, from the coding sequence ATGACGAGAGGCCGGCAGGGGAAACAAGACATCGTCCTCCGCCCCCGGGACCGCCAGCTGTTGCAGGAGGTCGTCAGCCAGGGTGGAACCGACAGGCTGGCGCGGATTGCGCGGTCGCTGGCCGAGTCAGAGCCCGGGCGGGAAGCCGTCCCCGTCAGGACACAGCGGCTGTACACCTCGCTGTACCACGACCACCTGCGCAGGCTGGTCGATGCGGGGCTGGTCACCTACTCCGAGGAGAACGGCGAGATACAGCTGACGAGCCGCGGGCGGTCGCTGTGGACGGACGACGGGTAA
- a CDS encoding DegT/DnrJ/EryC1/StrS family aminotransferase → MAERHVSVAEPILGDEEYENVEQVLDSGRFLQGPMVEEFEDKWADFVGTDHAVAVSNGTTAIQLALNAIGLEPGDEVIVPSMTFGSTATAVVHQAGVPVFADIDRELYTLDHTDLERCLTDRTVAVMPVHLYGHPAEMDEICAFADEHDLYIIEDAAQAHGARYREETVGSLGDAGCFSFYATKNITTGEGGIVTTDDDEIAEQIRLLRSHGMSGRDQHITLGYNYRMSDINGAIGTAQVDRLAGFNQRRREISERLLSEIADLDWLEPATVRDYVDHAYFWAPIEIKTDVAGMSGKEVWRELNERGVETRHRYVDPLYDQPVFENHRGFNSEFPWSVNDNNHDYDLSLPNVEAVAGNTIGLPNHPNLEEADIEYVIKTIRDFDPE, encoded by the coding sequence ATGGCCGAGAGACATGTGAGCGTCGCTGAACCGATTCTGGGCGACGAGGAATACGAGAACGTTGAGCAGGTCCTCGATTCCGGCCGTTTCCTCCAGGGTCCCATGGTTGAGGAGTTCGAGGACAAGTGGGCCGACTTCGTGGGGACCGACCACGCTGTCGCTGTCAGCAATGGGACGACTGCCATCCAGCTCGCATTGAACGCCATCGGGCTCGAACCCGGCGACGAAGTAATTGTGCCTTCTATGACATTCGGATCGACTGCTACTGCCGTCGTTCACCAGGCAGGCGTTCCGGTTTTCGCAGATATTGATCGCGAACTGTATACGCTGGACCACACCGACCTCGAACGGTGTCTAACCGACCGCACCGTTGCAGTCATGCCGGTCCACCTGTACGGGCACCCTGCCGAGATGGACGAGATATGCGCCTTTGCCGACGAACACGACCTGTATATCATCGAAGACGCTGCACAGGCCCACGGTGCGAGGTATCGTGAGGAGACTGTGGGCTCTCTCGGCGACGCTGGATGTTTCTCGTTCTATGCGACGAAGAACATCACCACCGGTGAGGGTGGTATCGTTACGACGGATGATGACGAAATTGCAGAACAAATCCGGTTGCTCAGGAGCCACGGAATGTCCGGTCGAGACCAACACATTACCCTCGGATACAATTACCGCATGTCGGATATCAACGGGGCCATCGGAACTGCACAGGTTGACCGACTTGCGGGGTTCAACCAACGTCGCCGCGAAATCTCAGAACGTCTTCTGAGTGAAATCGCCGATCTCGACTGGTTAGAACCCGCCACGGTTCGGGACTACGTCGACCACGCATATTTTTGGGCACCAATCGAGATCAAGACGGATGTCGCTGGGATGAGTGGGAAAGAAGTGTGGCGCGAGCTGAACGAGCGAGGCGTTGAGACTCGCCACCGCTATGTCGACCCCTTGTACGATCAGCCCGTGTTCGAAAACCATCGGGGTTTCAATTCGGAGTTCCCGTGGAGCGTCAACGACAACAATCACGACTACGATCTTTCGTTGCCTAACGTAGAGGCCGTGGCCGGGAACACCATTGGCCTGCCAAACCATCCAAATCTGGAGGAGGCGGACATCGAATACGTCATCAAGACGATTCGAGATTTTGATCCCGAGTAA
- a CDS encoding TrmB family transcriptional regulator, producing MSESPEVDEAVEILQELGLKEYEAKCYVALSRLADGTAKEVSDVSEVPRTRVYDATRVLESKGLVEVRHSNPQVFRAVDVDTAIRTLQSEYESRMASLREHLERVEPVQTAERGTGTNEVWTLSGATSIRKRLQQFIGDASEELRLLVGTSDAVSGEVTDALQAATQRGVSVVVGTVSDSHRRALEDDLPGIDVSVVDLQWFVAPESEGAILRRLLLVDGDRMLVSTADDSGGVVDEHATLGSGLDNGLVVVLRRLLAGELDPGAER from the coding sequence ATGTCAGAGTCACCGGAGGTAGACGAGGCTGTCGAGATACTGCAGGAACTGGGGCTGAAGGAGTACGAGGCGAAGTGTTACGTGGCGCTTTCGCGGCTCGCCGACGGGACGGCGAAGGAAGTCAGCGACGTCTCGGAGGTCCCCCGGACCCGGGTGTACGACGCGACGCGGGTCCTGGAATCGAAGGGGCTCGTCGAGGTCCGGCACTCGAACCCGCAGGTGTTTCGCGCGGTCGACGTCGACACGGCCATCCGGACCCTCCAGTCGGAGTACGAGTCCCGGATGGCGAGTCTGAGAGAGCACCTGGAACGGGTCGAGCCGGTGCAGACGGCGGAGCGCGGGACCGGCACGAACGAGGTGTGGACGCTCTCGGGCGCGACCAGCATCAGGAAGCGCCTGCAACAGTTCATCGGCGACGCGAGCGAGGAACTCAGACTCCTGGTCGGGACCAGCGACGCCGTCTCGGGCGAGGTGACCGACGCGCTCCAGGCGGCCACACAGCGGGGGGTCAGCGTGGTCGTGGGGACGGTGTCCGACTCCCACCGGCGGGCGCTGGAGGACGACCTCCCCGGCATCGACGTCTCGGTGGTCGATTTACAGTGGTTCGTCGCCCCGGAGAGTGAGGGGGCTATTCTCAGGCGACTCCTGCTCGTCGACGGCGACAGGATGCTCGTCAGCACGGCGGACGACTCCGGAGGGGTCGTCGACGAGCACGCGACGCTCGGGAGCGGGCTCGACAACGGCCTGGTGGTCGTCCTCCGGCGATTGCTCGCCGGCGAACTGGACCCGGGCGCGGAGCGGTAA
- a CDS encoding DUF7344 domain-containing protein encodes MKSAKISGERRVTRRLALTVSDAVGLSQYQDGPQSPESGPAGDETSREGSPPSDTDAGGDDQPGDGEPETVERQLPLDQVFEILKNSRRRETLHYLNENGGEASLSELAEHIAALENDTTVAAISSSQRKRVYVGLYQCHLPKMDDMDIIDFDQNRGTVVRAANADQLEPYLDQSTQPPWPRMYGGITAAGTGLFAVSVVGNAPFGLTPTVVLAALLVAIGICSLAQTRYRSAEE; translated from the coding sequence ATGAAGTCAGCAAAAATCAGCGGCGAGAGGAGAGTAACGCGGCGGCTCGCTTTGACCGTTTCCGACGCGGTCGGGTTGAGCCAGTACCAAGATGGACCGCAATCACCGGAGTCCGGTCCCGCCGGTGACGAAACAAGTCGCGAGGGGTCTCCCCCGAGCGACACGGACGCGGGCGGCGACGATCAGCCGGGCGACGGCGAACCGGAGACGGTCGAGCGGCAGCTGCCACTCGACCAGGTCTTCGAGATACTGAAGAACAGTCGCCGTCGCGAGACGCTCCACTACCTGAACGAAAACGGCGGCGAGGCGTCACTGAGCGAACTCGCCGAGCACATCGCGGCCCTGGAGAACGACACCACGGTCGCGGCGATATCGTCGAGCCAGCGCAAGCGCGTCTACGTCGGGCTGTACCAGTGCCACCTGCCGAAGATGGACGACATGGACATCATCGACTTCGACCAGAACAGGGGTACTGTCGTGCGCGCGGCGAACGCCGACCAGCTCGAACCGTACCTCGACCAGTCGACGCAGCCACCGTGGCCCCGGATGTACGGCGGCATCACCGCCGCCGGCACCGGACTCTTCGCCGTCAGCGTGGTCGGTAACGCGCCGTTCGGCCTCACGCCGACCGTCGTCCTCGCGGCACTGCTGGTCGCCATCGGCATCTGTTCGCTCGCACAGACTCGCTACCGCTCAGCAGAAGAGTAG
- a CDS encoding HalOD1 output domain-containing protein: MTSENDTPYTDEFDWETTPPSTAVVEAVCTATDREVQDIDPLYESLDPDALDRLLEAEAARGADLQFEFLFSGTRVTVRADGQVIVVPQ, translated from the coding sequence ATGACATCAGAGAACGACACGCCGTACACGGACGAGTTCGACTGGGAGACCACGCCGCCGTCGACAGCGGTGGTCGAGGCAGTGTGTACCGCGACCGACAGGGAGGTCCAGGATATCGACCCGCTCTACGAGTCGCTCGACCCCGACGCGCTCGACAGACTCCTCGAAGCGGAGGCGGCCAGGGGCGCCGACCTGCAGTTCGAATTTCTCTTCTCCGGGACGCGCGTGACCGTCCGTGCCGACGGACAGGTAATCGTCGTCCCGCAGTAG
- a CDS encoding DUF7511 domain-containing protein has protein sequence MSQNQDSEGEQEPAAWTYRAVVEEYEDKPDQCTIFPRESAGIDRMETWVTAREGSYVRLDRMR, from the coding sequence ATGAGTCAGAACCAGGATTCGGAGGGGGAGCAGGAACCGGCAGCGTGGACCTACCGGGCTGTCGTCGAGGAGTACGAGGACAAGCCCGACCAGTGTACGATCTTCCCGCGTGAATCTGCGGGTATCGACAGGATGGAGACGTGGGTTACGGCCCGGGAAGGGTCGTACGTCCGCCTCGACAGAATGCGGTGA
- a CDS encoding DUF7344 domain-containing protein codes for MAEEPQAAVGAFDTEEAMTEAVRTLATGTESALDEVEHLPADELFSVLSNPGRRYVLTYLLQCEGDATCGELVDHVVAATDRGTSDSTFRTRVATELTHAHLPKLGDAGLVDYDVERQVVSPTARTPLVRPYLRLALAQERLCEDSHV; via the coding sequence ATGGCTGAGGAACCGCAGGCGGCCGTCGGCGCGTTCGACACGGAGGAAGCGATGACAGAGGCAGTGCGGACGCTCGCGACCGGCACCGAGTCGGCCCTCGACGAGGTCGAGCACCTGCCCGCGGACGAGCTGTTCTCGGTGCTCTCGAATCCCGGACGGCGGTACGTCCTGACGTATCTCCTCCAGTGCGAGGGGGACGCGACCTGTGGCGAACTCGTCGACCACGTCGTCGCCGCCACCGACCGCGGCACGAGCGACAGCACGTTCCGCACGCGCGTGGCGACGGAGTTGACCCACGCACACCTGCCGAAACTCGGGGACGCGGGGCTGGTCGACTACGACGTGGAGCGCCAGGTCGTCTCGCCGACGGCGCGGACGCCGCTGGTCCGGCCGTACCTCCGCCTGGCGCTGGCCCAGGAGCGGCTCTGCGAGGATTCCCATGTGTAA
- a CDS encoding DUF7344 domain-containing protein produces the protein MGSSERSLSQDLVYDILSSPRRRYVLYYLRQVDEPIELTALAEQVAAWENETDPDSLTDQERKRVYVSLYQTHIPKLDDAGIVDYDQDDGTVTLAPGASAIDEYLQKSETDTPWQRIYLAIAAAGSLLLLLTVFDVSVFGVVADSVAALVVVVGFLVASVLQYVEYRQRKAETPPELQRKR, from the coding sequence ATGGGATCAAGCGAACGGTCACTCTCACAAGACCTCGTCTACGACATCCTGAGCAGCCCGAGACGTCGGTACGTCCTCTACTACCTCCGTCAAGTGGACGAGCCGATCGAACTGACAGCACTCGCCGAGCAGGTCGCCGCGTGGGAGAACGAGACCGACCCGGACTCGCTCACCGATCAGGAGCGAAAGCGCGTCTACGTCTCCCTGTATCAGACGCACATCCCGAAGCTCGACGACGCAGGCATCGTCGACTACGACCAGGACGACGGGACGGTCACGCTCGCGCCGGGCGCGAGCGCTATCGACGAGTATCTCCAGAAATCCGAGACAGACACGCCCTGGCAACGTATCTACCTCGCAATCGCGGCCGCCGGCAGTCTCCTTCTCCTGCTCACCGTGTTCGACGTCAGCGTCTTCGGTGTCGTCGCCGACTCCGTCGCCGCGCTCGTCGTCGTGGTCGGGTTTCTCGTCGCCTCTGTCCTGCAGTACGTAGAATACCGCCAGCGGAAGGCCGAGACCCCTCCGGAGCTCCAGCGCAAGCGGTAG
- a CDS encoding winged helix-turn-helix domain-containing protein, producing MNNDWDDISFVISSRYRIVALRRLAVGPATPSQIASDADVGIAHVSRALQGLREHSLVDLLVSDDRKKGRVYGLTERGREVWDTIEAENLV from the coding sequence ATGAACAACGATTGGGACGACATCAGTTTCGTCATCAGCTCACGGTACCGCATCGTCGCCCTGCGCCGGCTCGCAGTCGGCCCTGCAACGCCCTCACAGATCGCGTCGGACGCGGACGTCGGCATCGCCCACGTCTCGCGTGCGCTCCAGGGACTGCGCGAGCACTCGCTGGTGGACCTGCTCGTCTCCGACGACAGGAAGAAGGGGCGGGTGTACGGACTCACGGAACGCGGACGGGAGGTATGGGATACTATCGAGGCAGAGAATCTCGTCTGA